The following nucleotide sequence is from Mycobacterium sp. Z3061.
TGACGCCGCCCTACCGCGGCGGTCCGGCGCTGGAGAACCACGACACCATCGGACTGACCCGCACCCGGACTCCGGTCGAATTTAGCCGCGTGCTGGCCGTTCTGGACAAGGTGACCAAGTCGCTCGAGGGAGACGGACACGGCGGCGGTCCGCTGGCCGATGTGCTCAACGGCGGTAGCGAGGTCCTGAACGGCAATGGCGGGAAAATCAAAGGCGCGCTTGACGAATTATCCAGGGCGCTGCGGCTGAGCAGCGACGGTGGCGCGCAGACCCGCGAACAGATCACCACGATCGTCAAGAACATCAGCTCCCTGTTCGAGGCCGCCGCTAACAACGACGGCAAGCTTCGGGACTTCGCCGCCACCATCCACCAGGTCAGCCAGATCCTGGCCGACGAGGACCTCGGTACCGGCAGCACCGGTCGGAAGCTCGATCAACTGGTCCAGCGCACCGGCGACCTGCTCGACGCCAACCGCGACACCATCAGGCAGGCCGCTCTCAATGGCAACAAGCTGGCCACGACCCTGGTCGACCGGCGGCGGGAACTCGCCGAAACACTGGATGTCGCACCGATGTTGGCCGATAACGCCTACAACATGGTCGACCGGGAGAACGGCGCGGTGCGCGCCCACTTCCTCACCGACCGGATGCTGTTCGACAGCCAGCTGACCAAGGAAGTCTGTAACCTGATGGGTCTGCGCCAGCTCGGCTGCAGCACCGGGACGGTGCAGGACTTCGGACCCGACTTCGGCTTGACGTATGTGCTGGACGGCCTCGCGGCGATGGGCCAGAAATGACGAGCACCAGGACACGGGCCGCCGCGGCGATCGCCGCGGCGGTGCTGCTCACCTCGGGATGCGCCACCAACGGCCTTGCCAGCCTTCCCCTTCCGGCTCCCGGCCTGGGATCGGGCGGCTACGAACTGACCGCGGTCTTCGCCAACGCACTGAACCTGCCGATGAACGCCAAGGTCAAGCTTGCCGGCGCGGACGTCGGGCAGGTCGAGTCGATGGTGGCCCGCAACTACACGGCGGTCACCACGCTGCGCATCCGCGACGGCGTGCTGCTGCCCAAAGGCAGCACCGCGGAATTGCGCACCGCCACCCCGCTGGGAGACGTGTTCGTGTCGGTGCGCCCGCCCGCCGAGATCGCGCCGAACGCACCGATGTTGACCAACGGCGACACCATCGGGCTGGACTCGACCGCGGCGGCCGCAACCGTCGAGTCGGTCCTGAGCTCGGCCGCGATTCTGGTGAACGGCGGCGCGGTGCGCAATTTCACCAACATCATCAACGGTTTCGGCAAGGCCACCGGCGACCAGGGCCACGCGTTCGGCGACCTGGTCCGCAAGTCCAACCGGCTGCTCGGCACCATGGACGCGCGGTCTGGGCAGATCTCCAACGCCCTCACCGAATTGTCGCGCCTGAGCCAGGAACTCGACGCCAAGAACCAGACCCTCAGCGACGTGATGGCGGCCGCCGACCCGGCCACCAGTGCCTTAGCGGCCAACACCACCGAGTTGTCCAACCTGGTGGTGCAGGTCGGTGACACCAGCCGGCTGCTGGCCCGGTTCCCCTCCCTGGGTGGCACCGACACCAGCGGCCGCAGCGTGGTCCGTGACCTGAACACCATCGCCGGAGCCGCCAACGACGTGGCGGTGAGCCCCGACACCAGTTGGCTGCCGTTGAACCGGATGATTCCGGCTCTGGTGAAATCCACTGCCGGGAACGCGATTTCGGTGCATGTTGTGGTCGACCAGCTGATCCTGGGATCGATCCCCGACATCGGCTTCCCGGGCGACCGGGGTCTGCACGGGCCGACCCGGTTCACCTGGAACGAATTCATCGGCTCCCTCAAGTACACCTTGTGGCGGCTGCAGGAACGCGTCGTCGGGCGCGGGCCGAACTCGCCACAGGTGCCGGTGATGCCCGACCCGAATGTGCCGGGTGGACTCATCGTCGCTCCCGGACCCCAGTTGCCGGGGCCACCGCCGTGATCGACTCCGCGGCAAGCGCAATCGTCCGCGGGGTGCGGGCCGCCCATCGCCGCCAGGTCTGGCTGTCGGTCGCCGGCCTGGTACTCACCCTGGTGGTCGCCTCCACCTATCTGCTGATCGGCGCGCTGCGGGTGACGCCGTTCGCCTCGTCATACCGAGTCACCGTGCAGCTGCCGGAATCCGGTGGCCTGCTGCCCAATCAGGACGTCGCCCTGCGCGGTGTCCGGATCGGCAGCGTGGACTCGCTGCAGATCACCGACCACGGTGTCAACGCCGTCGCCAGCATCACCTCGCAGGTGCGCATCCCGGCGAACGCCGCGGTGCACGTATCGGCGCTGTCACCGGCCGGCGAGCAGTACATCAACTTCGAAGCCGAATCCGACGCCGGCCCCTATCTGCACGACGGCAGCGTCATCGGGCTCGACCGCACCAGCGTCCCGGTCAGCCTGGCGCAGCTGCTGGGCGACGCCGACGGGCTGCTGGCCCAGGTCGATCCCCGCAAGCTCGAGCTGATCAAGAAGGAACTGAGCCTCAGCAAGGAAGGGCCCGGCAAGCTGGCCGCCATCGTCGACGGTGGCACCATGCTGTTGTCGACACTGGATTCGGTGCTGCCCGAGACGACCAGCATTCTGCGCACCAGCCGGGTCGTGCTGACCCTGGCGGCGGACAAGAACGCGGGGCTGGCCGCCACCACCGTCGACCTCAACCGCACCCTGTCCGGCATCGCCAGAATGCAGGACGGCTATCGGCGCCTGACCGCGCAGACGCCGCAGGCGCTCAGCGCGATCGACAGCCTGTTCGCCGACAACTCCGAGACCATGGTGGCGCTGCTGGGGAGCCTGGCCACCGCTTCGCAATTGCTCTACCTGCGGGTGCCCGCGCTGAACGCCCTCTTCCCGGACTACCGCGGCTCGGTGCTCGATGCGGTGGCCAGCTCCTTCCACGACCACGGGGTGTGGGCGACCGCCGAGCTTTACCCCCGGTATGCGTGCGACTACGGCACGCCGTCGCATCCGC
It contains:
- a CDS encoding MCE family protein encodes the protein MQVRGRVITVVAILAVVVAAVGGFWWYLAGKKEPITVTAQFDSASGLYEGNVVAVLGMPVGKVTRITPKGGYVEVQFTVDRDVKVPANAQAVTVSTSILTDRQIELTPPYRGGPALENHDTIGLTRTRTPVEFSRVLAVLDKVTKSLEGDGHGGGPLADVLNGGSEVLNGNGGKIKGALDELSRALRLSSDGGAQTREQITTIVKNISSLFEAAANNDGKLRDFAATIHQVSQILADEDLGTGSTGRKLDQLVQRTGDLLDANRDTIRQAALNGNKLATTLVDRRRELAETLDVAPMLADNAYNMVDRENGAVRAHFLTDRMLFDSQLTKEVCNLMGLRQLGCSTGTVQDFGPDFGLTYVLDGLAAMGQK
- a CDS encoding MlaD family protein, which gives rise to MIDSAASAIVRGVRAAHRRQVWLSVAGLVLTLVVASTYLLIGALRVTPFASSYRVTVQLPESGGLLPNQDVALRGVRIGSVDSLQITDHGVNAVASITSQVRIPANAAVHVSALSPAGEQYINFEAESDAGPYLHDGSVIGLDRTSVPVSLAQLLGDADGLLAQVDPRKLELIKKELSLSKEGPGKLAAIVDGGTMLLSTLDSVLPETTSILRTSRVVLTLAADKNAGLAATTVDLNRTLSGIARMQDGYRRLTAQTPQALSAIDSLFADNSETMVALLGSLATASQLLYLRVPALNALFPDYRGSVLDAVASSFHDHGVWATAELYPRYACDYGTPSHPPSAADYYEPFMYTYCRDDDPGVGIRGAKNAPRPGGDDTAGPPPGADLGRRTDPTPRGRFTIPTPYGGPPLPIEPPH
- a CDS encoding MlaD family protein; translated protein: MTSTRTRAAAAIAAAVLLTSGCATNGLASLPLPAPGLGSGGYELTAVFANALNLPMNAKVKLAGADVGQVESMVARNYTAVTTLRIRDGVLLPKGSTAELRTATPLGDVFVSVRPPAEIAPNAPMLTNGDTIGLDSTAAAATVESVLSSAAILVNGGAVRNFTNIINGFGKATGDQGHAFGDLVRKSNRLLGTMDARSGQISNALTELSRLSQELDAKNQTLSDVMAAADPATSALAANTTELSNLVVQVGDTSRLLARFPSLGGTDTSGRSVVRDLNTIAGAANDVAVSPDTSWLPLNRMIPALVKSTAGNAISVHVVVDQLILGSIPDIGFPGDRGLHGPTRFTWNEFIGSLKYTLWRLQERVVGRGPNSPQVPVMPDPNVPGGLIVAPGPQLPGPPP